The sequence GTCCACACCGATCTCAATGAAAATGTCTTCCTTCTGTTGAACTGGGCTGACTTGCACGATTGGTTAATTTATTAACATCAGACCAATACAGCCTTAATTCAATTTAGGGACAAGTCTAATTTAGCCAATTGAGGCATTCAGCTAAAACATTAGAGAATGGAGCACTTGAAACTGATTTGTATTTAGCTTCTTTTTTTCCACAACGACTAGATGATGCTTTCCCTTGGTATGTAGCCTTTATCTCGAAGGTATATGCAATGCCTGGGGTGATGGATAGGAATGAGACAAGTTGAGGTGTATGTGTAAATGTGTTTTGTTTCAAAAGAATGGAGCATGCAGTTCTCGCATTTACTATGGAAAAACGAAGAAAGTTTTCTTATTAGCAAAGGAATGGACTGTGATTGTTCTTGCGTCGACCTGCTACATGCACTCTGTGGCGTCGCACTGTAGTTTTGCTAACATTTCCTAGTTTTTCTACAAACAAATTATAGGATCCTTTTAATCATTTCCTGTTCTAACCCTTCGTGTGGAAGCCTTGTTTATGTTAGTACAGCCATGGCCCACTGCATAACTGGGTGTAGGTTGGTGTGGGTCCAGGGTGGGGGTTGTGTTAATCATGCAAGGGTATTTCTAGCAATCTCTTCTGGTAGGGAGTAGGATGCCATGGTGGTTATTATCAGCTGTACTATCCCAATGCATCCTTGAAGTTACTCATGCCATTAATTTCTCCCCCTTCAAATCTCTTGCAGACTAGATCATGCTCAGTTGAAGGTTCACTGAGGTTCAAGAATCTATTTGGATACTGTGAGACCTGGGATGCATCTGGTCTTCTTGGTTTAGATCAGACAATGGAGCTCAATGTTGGAGCCATAATACCGAGAATTGGACCAATACCCACTCCACTGATGGCTCGAGTGTCATTTCTCTCTGAGGACTGGTTGAAGTCCTCACTCAGAGAACACCTGATGGGGGTTTCTGTTGGGTTGCTCTCCACGATGAACTATAACCTTGCTTACAATCTCTCATGGAAAACTATAATTGACCCGGCGCGGTTGTCCTCCAGTTCCATAAGGGATCAGTTAGAGCATAGCCTACTATCCTCTATCAAATATACATACAAAATTGACCAGAGAGATTCAAGCATAAGACCTACATGTGGATATGCTTTTCTTTCGTCTTCTCAAGTCGGAGGTCTTGCCCCAGACAGCAAGAACACACGTTTTGTTAGACAGGTATGTCGAAAATCTTTATGTTTGTAGTCATACTTTGTATTCCATTTCAGGATGTAGATTTTTTGTCCTTCCTTTTCAATCTTCTCTCCTGCTTGACAAAATCAGCAACTTTGACTTTGAATGGAATAGTCTCCATCGTTATTTTCTAGAATATAATGTGGTATACATTAGGGAAAATATTATCTTTAGCAACTGAATCTATTCAAACGGAAACATCTAGAAGTAGCAGAAAACATACATTTTCATTTGTCATTAGCATAACTCATTTTTATTCACCCTGCATTAGGAATTTGATCTTCGGGTAGCTATGCCACTGGGTGTGTGGAATGGTGCTCTGAATGCCGGAGTGGCTGCAGGGGTCATCCATCCATTGGTCACAGGATCAACAGGCTCTATCTCATCACTTCCAGAACGCTTTTACTTGGGCGGCAATAAGTCTCTTGTTTGCCGATTGGGTGGACCATCATCACTATTGGGCTTCAAGTCAAGGGGGCTAGGACCAACAGACTCACAAGCCTGTGCCCCCAAGAATTCTGAAAATGCTGCTCCCATTTCTCCTGAGCTAGATGCACTGGGAGGTGACATAGCAGTCACAGCCTTTGCTGATCTTTCATTTGATCTACCTCTGAAGCCACTCAGGGAGCTTGGGATTCATGGCCATGCATTTGTCTCAGCTGGGAACCATGCCAAGTTCACAGAGCGTGACATAAGAGGATTTTCCGTTACCGAGTTCCTAAAAACGTTCAGGAGTTCTGCAGGATTTGGTGTGGTTGTGCCAACCAGATTGTTTCGCATAGAGGTTTGTGCTTGGCATCCCTCATCTGCATCATTGAAGTAACTGGTGAAATTACATTATTTTGTCAATGATATACAGTATAAACATATTAGTTTTTTGTACTGAATaagcgttttcctttttttctccaGATGAACTACTGCCACATCCTAAAACAGTTTGATAATGACAGGGCGAAGACAGGCATACAGTTCAACTTCTCTTCGCCCTAATTTATTTTGCTACACCTTTCTATGAAGATGAATATTTGTATTAATTTTTCTTAATATGACCCCACTTGTCATTCTTTTTTTCCCAAGAACTTGCGAGCCTCTCCAGAAATTCACAAACTGTAGGTGACGATGAATTCTTGTCCTGGCTTGTTGATTAATTGTTGTGGCCTGTAAAGTCTCGAATCTGAATGAAAATAAGAGATAGAGGGATTCAGTTTTCAATGCTTATCAACATGCTTCTTGAAGTGATAGAAATAGTGATGTGATGTGTACGGAGAAAGATTGTACAGTGCATTGTGTAAATATTTTCCTGGAATCATGTTTTGGAAATTCTTATGAATTGACTGCTGGCTATCTTACCGTTGTGATTGCATAGGCAGAAATAGACATCTACTATGATCTTCGTCATCTTGCCGTGTAAAACATTAGCCGATTTTGTTTTTTGGTGTAGAGTAGAGGAGAAACACAGGTCATTTTCAGCTGTTACGGAACAACTTTATTGCTGATCTCAGACGGAAGAACATATACATGTGTATCCAGACGGAACAGTAGATTCAGATTTCTAAGAGGACGGCGACATCTCTATCCAGGTGCTACGTACATCTCTCTTTTTCTGCAGTTGCAGGTAAGGCAGCTGCCACCCTGTTTGACATAATATGCCACGGGTTTGGTGAACCTAAACATTGCTGATTATGTTTGGCGTACTGTTGATCGAATTCTCCATTTTGTCACAGTCAGTACCTGCACCCTTAACTAATTTCTTGTTGCTACCATATATATTCTTTCTTTGTGGAGATTCTCTTGCAGTTTCTGTTTCAGTCTACCTCTTCTAAGCTTCCTGTTTCTTTGCAATATCAGCCTGCATGAAACAGATAAATTTATTATTCTGTTTGATGATCTAATTAATTACAAAGTAAATCGGACAGATTAAGTAAATGGACTATTATTGCAGCTAGGACGATTAGCTGTCCAAGTTAGCTGGTCTTTGAAACTGGGATGATGAGGGAAAAAGAGGATTCTTTAATGTAGATCAAAAAGGCTAGTTCCGATTTGCTTTGAAAAGAATTTAGCATGGAATGGAATTAAGGATTCGCTTTGTACCATGCAAGTGTCAATAATGGCAATAATGCAAAACGGAAAATTGGACATGCTTTGTTATGTCATTCATTCATATAAAGCTATATTGTCATTCTCTCTGAAAAAAAAACATATCTCTATATGCTCTACTCGTGCATGT comes from Triticum aestivum cultivar Chinese Spring chromosome 5B, IWGSC CS RefSeq v2.1, whole genome shotgun sequence and encodes:
- the LOC123111413 gene encoding SAM50-like protein SPAC17C9.06, which codes for MATTASKYPQHYDDDEDDDDEFEDDDDDDEPSRPLPAGSAEDRLEAVLRRLTADEVRIRVHDVAIRGCARTRRAAAEAAVGPDLARAATVPELLRAAAAAGERLRRLGAFESVSITLDTAPPGVPADARGGAVVVLVDVTEARGRAAGGLGVFANTETRSCSVEGSLRFKNLFGYCETWDASGLLGLDQTMELNVGAIIPRIGPIPTPLMARVSFLSEDWLKSSLREHLMGVSVGLLSTMNYNLAYNLSWKTIIDPARLSSSSIRDQLEHSLLSSIKYTYKIDQRDSSIRPTCGYAFLSSSQVGGLAPDSKNTRFVRQEFDLRVAMPLGVWNGALNAGVAAGVIHPLVTGSTGSISSLPERFYLGGNKSLVCRLGGPSSLLGFKSRGLGPTDSQACAPKNSENAAPISPELDALGGDIAVTAFADLSFDLPLKPLRELGIHGHAFVSAGNHAKFTERDIRGFSVTEFLKTFRSSAGFGVVVPTRLFRIEMNYCHILKQFDNDRAKTGIQFNFSSP